Proteins encoded together in one Terriglobus saanensis SP1PR4 window:
- a CDS encoding TonB-dependent receptor, giving the protein MHTIFTHLRTLAVGMSLLLIGTMSMSVLAQETTGAIQGTITDPAGAAVPNASVVASSPQLGTPASATTDSHGFYRLNALPPGTYVITVTGGGMKAKATNLQLSAGDLPNLNLKLIVGVETEINVTDSVALVDVTQSKIETVITKQEIDSLPKGRSFQSLLTLAPGVRQEPLQSLATLNGATAPNAAGNASVGGGSSRANGFQVDGASDAENIYLADGINITNIQGGGIGMNIPTEFSSAVSVKSGAIDAQYGGALGGVINVNPNRGTNRWHGGLLLKYQSSATDANDQCNYSTTCFLRLDPTTSSNSATRVDATAQYYIARQDHYRYVDPGFHVGGPLFSEKVQIFAGYLPDFARTRRDAVSTFSGNAGAHTYYNAADQHYAVLRLDYEPTSKLRLFAGWNYDFIRAVGQLPNPDSKLGQLNSSASTNPSSFRGDGGFVNPVAIYSFGGDYNIGSKTLISARYGYLFSNTHTLGTASGLRYSYSGSATPTTATLSGATIPTAFQNSNGFSNIAANQPTFFNTYTRKSFTIDLSQIVTGFVGTHAIKGGYSFVNTGNNVKMIYDYASVLLYYGQSYSPGTSPTACDAIIAANQAAYGVSSATKNCQGNYGYAIVRDGTDVLGSISSNAHGLYIQDDWSVAHTGLTINAGVRFDREYVPPYVAGDPSVTFGWGSKIAPRIGGAYDVLHNGKLKVFASYGKYFDILKFSLPQGSFGGNYWHDCVYTLDNPNFNLIQPTAPAGPDGFRHSCPVSGLAPGVGSNPATDTSGAGGNVGRFIENLDYRAVNNSADDPGVDPNLKPGSQHEIELGSQWAMTPSLSFNARYVRKRLDNTTEDMGLNDTYGYYIGNPGSAYGDLLHRALPNVYRAAANNLIPNATGFLNPTGICPQCPSTPRAIRNYDALEIRVEKRSAKWYGTAFYTYSRLTGNYPGLTSTFIADGSGGRHSPNNNRSFDIPQMQYTAYGKQFGGFLPTDRPHALTLFGSYRLKTFLGETSFGLQQVATSGSPVSTCMGLGGSSISACQFVEDQGGFVNYSRDASGNLVSSGVTHGRRTPAFTQTGVNLSHYIHASKEHENRLIGAEMNANNLFNQHAVMAYNPSPITAAATITTPSNAVNPTGTDYYTMMTGFDYTAVANGKLSNANQPKILSNQYGLPNTFQSARQVRFKLAYLF; this is encoded by the coding sequence ATGCATACGATATTTACGCACCTCCGCACACTTGCGGTGGGAATGAGCCTGCTGTTAATCGGCACAATGAGCATGAGCGTACTGGCCCAGGAAACAACGGGTGCCATTCAGGGCACGATTACAGATCCTGCGGGCGCCGCAGTCCCAAATGCCAGTGTCGTGGCATCCAGCCCTCAACTTGGCACGCCAGCAAGCGCAACGACCGATTCGCATGGGTTTTATCGTTTAAACGCTTTGCCTCCTGGAACCTACGTCATCACCGTAACGGGGGGCGGAATGAAAGCAAAGGCGACGAACCTTCAATTGAGTGCAGGCGACTTGCCGAACTTGAATCTGAAACTCATTGTTGGCGTGGAGACGGAGATCAATGTAACCGATTCGGTCGCGCTGGTCGATGTAACACAGAGCAAAATTGAAACGGTGATTACAAAGCAGGAGATTGACTCACTGCCGAAGGGGCGGTCTTTTCAATCTTTGCTGACTCTTGCACCTGGCGTTCGTCAGGAGCCATTGCAGAGCCTCGCAACACTGAACGGGGCGACCGCCCCTAATGCTGCGGGTAACGCCAGTGTCGGTGGAGGCAGTTCCCGTGCAAATGGTTTTCAGGTAGACGGCGCGTCTGACGCGGAAAATATTTATCTGGCGGACGGCATCAATATTACGAATATTCAGGGCGGCGGTATCGGGATGAATATCCCGACGGAGTTTTCGAGCGCGGTTTCGGTCAAGAGCGGCGCGATTGACGCGCAATACGGTGGCGCCCTCGGTGGTGTGATCAACGTCAATCCGAATCGCGGTACAAATCGCTGGCATGGCGGCTTGCTCTTGAAGTATCAATCGAGCGCTACGGATGCGAACGATCAGTGCAACTACAGTACGACGTGCTTCCTTCGTCTCGATCCGACGACGTCTTCAAACTCGGCGACGCGTGTGGATGCCACGGCACAGTACTACATTGCCCGCCAGGATCACTATCGCTACGTCGATCCGGGATTCCACGTAGGTGGTCCGTTGTTTAGTGAAAAGGTGCAAATATTTGCCGGGTATCTGCCCGACTTCGCGCGCACGCGCCGTGATGCCGTCTCTACATTCTCTGGGAATGCCGGTGCACATACGTACTACAACGCCGCAGACCAGCACTATGCAGTTTTGCGACTCGATTATGAACCAACCTCGAAGCTCCGCCTCTTCGCAGGTTGGAATTACGATTTCATTCGGGCGGTGGGTCAGCTTCCGAATCCAGACAGTAAGCTCGGTCAGCTTAACTCAAGCGCCAGTACCAACCCTTCCAGCTTCCGAGGGGATGGAGGTTTTGTAAATCCGGTTGCTATCTACTCGTTTGGAGGGGACTATAACATCGGGTCGAAGACACTTATTTCTGCTCGCTATGGCTACCTGTTCAGCAACACCCATACTCTGGGTACGGCTTCCGGTTTGCGCTATTCCTACAGTGGATCCGCTACGCCGACTACAGCCACGTTGAGCGGCGCAACGATCCCAACTGCATTCCAAAACTCAAACGGCTTCTCGAATATTGCCGCGAATCAACCTACGTTTTTCAATACATACACGCGGAAGAGTTTTACGATCGATCTCTCGCAGATCGTGACCGGTTTTGTCGGAACGCATGCGATCAAGGGCGGATACTCTTTCGTCAATACTGGGAATAACGTCAAGATGATCTACGACTATGCTTCGGTGCTGCTGTACTACGGCCAGAGTTATTCTCCCGGCACGAGCCCCACAGCCTGCGACGCGATCATCGCAGCAAACCAGGCCGCATACGGCGTGAGTTCAGCCACAAAGAACTGCCAGGGCAATTATGGTTACGCGATTGTGCGTGACGGAACCGACGTTCTTGGTTCAATCTCCAGCAATGCGCACGGGTTGTACATACAGGATGACTGGTCGGTTGCGCATACTGGCCTGACGATCAATGCGGGAGTTCGCTTCGACCGTGAATATGTTCCGCCCTATGTTGCGGGTGATCCGAGCGTGACCTTCGGCTGGGGCAGCAAGATTGCTCCACGCATCGGTGGAGCTTACGATGTGCTGCATAACGGCAAGCTGAAAGTCTTTGCCAGCTATGGAAAGTACTTCGACATCCTTAAGTTCTCTCTTCCGCAGGGTTCGTTTGGCGGCAACTACTGGCATGATTGTGTCTATACGCTGGATAATCCGAACTTTAATTTAATTCAGCCAACAGCGCCTGCTGGACCAGACGGCTTCCGCCACTCTTGCCCTGTCAGCGGACTTGCTCCGGGCGTAGGTTCGAATCCCGCTACGGATACCTCCGGCGCTGGCGGCAATGTTGGGCGGTTTATCGAAAACCTCGATTATCGGGCTGTGAATAACAGCGCCGACGATCCTGGTGTCGATCCAAATCTTAAGCCTGGTTCGCAGCATGAAATCGAACTGGGTTCGCAATGGGCTATGACGCCGAGCCTATCCTTCAATGCACGATATGTACGGAAGCGGCTCGATAATACGACCGAAGATATGGGTTTGAATGATACCTACGGTTATTACATTGGCAATCCAGGGTCGGCCTATGGAGATCTTCTCCACCGTGCCCTGCCAAACGTTTATCGTGCGGCGGCGAATAATCTCATCCCAAATGCGACCGGCTTCCTGAACCCCACCGGCATCTGCCCACAATGCCCTTCTACACCAAGGGCTATCCGTAACTATGACGCGTTGGAAATCAGGGTAGAGAAGCGCTCTGCAAAGTGGTACGGTACAGCTTTTTATACTTACAGCCGTCTGACGGGTAACTACCCGGGACTTACGTCGACCTTTATTGCCGATGGTTCGGGTGGACGTCATAGCCCTAACAACAATCGCTCTTTTGATATTCCGCAAATGCAATACACCGCATATGGAAAACAATTTGGTGGTTTTCTTCCAACTGACCGTCCTCATGCGCTCACACTCTTCGGTAGTTATCGTCTGAAGACGTTTCTGGGAGAGACCAGTTTTGGCCTGCAGCAGGTAGCGACGTCCGGTTCGCCTGTCTCCACCTGCATGGGGCTTGGTGGTTCAAGCATTAGTGCGTGCCAGTTCGTAGAGGATCAAGGCGGCTTCGTTAATTACTCTCGCGATGCAAGCGGTAACCTTGTGAGCAGCGGCGTAACACATGGCCGACGTACCCCCGCATTTACACAAACAGGGGTCAACCTTTCCCATTACATTCATGCGAGTAAAGAACATGAAAACCGTCTGATCGGTGCTGAGATGAATGCCAATAACCTTTTCAACCAGCATGCCGTAATGGCCTACAACCCAAGTCCCATTACCGCAGCTGCCACGATTACGACGCCGTCGAATGCAGTCAATCCAACGGGCACAGACTACTACACGATGATGACGGGCTTCGACTACACCGCAGTGGCGAATGGAAAACTCTCCAATGCGAATCAGCCGAAGATCCTTTCGAACCAGTACGGTTTACCAAACACCTTCCAGTCCGCGCGCCAAGTCCGCTTCAAGTTGGCGTATCTCTTCTAA
- a CDS encoding Gfo/Idh/MocA family protein encodes MDKQELSPSDTSETLSRRSFLRAATGTVAATTLATGALAQNETGGTATATIPPQQNYVDLSQIHGETEAAEHAPGPFLPKDTRVGYAIVGLGRLSLNQILPAFGTSKYAKPVALVSGDRAKAQKVAAQYGIADTHITDYANFERLAQMPGVDAIYIVLPDGMHKEFVLRGAKIGKHILCEKPMATSAADCEVMIEACNRANVKLMIAYRQQYEPMNRYLQKMVADGKLGRLNSILSTNSQNTGDPTQWRLKKALAGGGALPDVGIYCLNAARFLSGEEPDEVHATIHQPKDDPRFAEVEARCSFTAHFPSGLIATCVSAYDVHRSAMLRLEGSKAWAEMSPAFGYHGSKVRYSMLTGEGNDKKDTTFEPSIEDKDQFALELDHFATCVRKNVQPHTPGEEGLQDQRIIEAIYKSAATGRTVKIAPPAKPTRGPAIPEKI; translated from the coding sequence ATGGACAAGCAAGAGCTTTCGCCCTCAGACACCTCGGAAACGCTTTCGCGGCGCAGCTTTCTGCGCGCAGCCACCGGCACAGTAGCCGCAACCACGCTGGCTACAGGCGCATTGGCGCAGAACGAAACGGGTGGCACCGCGACTGCCACCATTCCTCCGCAACAAAATTATGTTGATCTCTCGCAAATCCACGGTGAGACGGAAGCGGCGGAACATGCACCCGGTCCGTTCCTTCCTAAAGACACGCGCGTGGGCTATGCCATCGTGGGTCTGGGACGCCTGTCGCTTAACCAGATCCTTCCCGCCTTCGGCACTTCTAAATATGCCAAGCCCGTAGCCCTTGTCTCCGGAGACCGCGCCAAGGCGCAGAAAGTGGCCGCGCAATACGGCATTGCCGACACGCACATTACGGACTACGCCAACTTCGAACGCCTGGCTCAGATGCCGGGCGTTGACGCGATCTATATTGTCCTGCCAGATGGCATGCACAAGGAGTTCGTTCTCCGCGGCGCGAAGATCGGCAAACACATCCTCTGCGAAAAGCCGATGGCCACCAGCGCTGCCGATTGCGAAGTAATGATTGAAGCCTGCAACCGCGCGAACGTGAAGCTGATGATCGCCTATCGCCAGCAGTACGAACCGATGAACCGCTATCTCCAGAAGATGGTCGCCGACGGCAAGCTTGGCAGACTGAACTCCATCCTGAGTACGAACTCGCAGAACACAGGCGACCCGACCCAATGGCGCTTGAAGAAGGCACTCGCCGGTGGCGGCGCGCTACCGGACGTTGGCATCTACTGCCTCAACGCAGCCCGCTTTCTTTCAGGAGAAGAGCCCGACGAGGTACACGCCACGATCCATCAGCCGAAGGATGACCCACGCTTCGCTGAAGTAGAAGCCCGCTGCAGCTTTACGGCACACTTTCCCTCTGGCCTGATCGCCACCTGCGTCTCCGCCTACGATGTTCACCGCTCCGCGATGCTTCGTCTCGAAGGCAGTAAGGCCTGGGCCGAGATGTCGCCCGCCTTTGGCTACCACGGCTCCAAGGTCAGATACAGCATGCTCACCGGTGAAGGCAACGACAAAAAAGATACCACCTTCGAACCCAGTATCGAAGACAAAGACCAGTTCGCCCTTGAGCTGGACCACTTCGCGACCTGTGTCCGCAAAAACGTCCAACCGCACACCCCCGGCGAAGAAGGTCTGCAAGACCAGCGCATCATCGAAGCAATCTACAAGTCCGCAGCTACAGGCCGCACCGTGAAGATCGCTCCGCCCGCAAAACCCACACGCGGTCCCGCCATTCCCGAAAAGATCTAA
- a CDS encoding Y-family DNA polymerase → MSTHPHLEALPFAEDRFTHLHVDLNSFFASVEQQLHEEYRNKPLAVVPTLGDTTCAIAASYEAKALGIKTGTRVGEMKKLCPDIILVQGNHSEYAEFSHRISAAVELVCPVAHTPSIDEMVCQLLGREQEPPRARQIAMDIKQSIKDNVGETLRCSIGMAPNRYLAKIASDMQKPDGLIGLLPSQLPRAIAHLDLRALPGVGARTEQMLLKKNITTMQELLSLDRNGMHALWNSVWGDRLFHWLRGHNTGDDGAPIPSDLQKSLGHSHVLAPEHRSPQGAWSVAHKLIHKATMRLRMEKMAAASLSLTIRYALTREQAATLPKTKRHLSGITHTGWAMEARFPHCQDTLSILEALQALWKQSPMGPLNQKPFFVGLALGRLIPENEQQPTLFADPNNRSQLSTTMDKLNLKYGHATLHFAGMLAARDSAPTRIAFTQIPVQYGVDYM, encoded by the coding sequence ATGAGTACGCATCCCCATCTCGAAGCGCTTCCCTTCGCAGAGGACCGGTTCACGCACCTCCACGTCGACCTGAACAGCTTTTTCGCCTCGGTGGAACAGCAGCTCCATGAGGAGTACCGCAACAAGCCGCTCGCCGTGGTGCCCACGCTCGGTGACACCACCTGCGCCATTGCCGCCAGCTACGAAGCCAAGGCCCTCGGCATCAAAACCGGCACGCGCGTCGGCGAAATGAAGAAGCTCTGTCCCGACATCATTCTGGTCCAGGGCAACCATAGCGAGTACGCCGAATTTTCCCATCGCATCTCCGCCGCAGTCGAACTTGTCTGCCCCGTTGCACATACACCATCCATCGACGAGATGGTCTGCCAACTTCTCGGCCGCGAACAGGAGCCGCCTCGCGCGCGTCAGATCGCCATGGACATCAAGCAGTCCATCAAGGACAACGTCGGTGAAACGCTGCGCTGCTCCATCGGCATGGCGCCTAACCGCTATCTTGCCAAGATAGCCAGCGACATGCAGAAGCCCGACGGACTCATCGGCCTTCTACCTTCGCAGCTTCCTCGCGCCATCGCGCATCTTGACCTCCGCGCCCTTCCCGGCGTCGGCGCACGCACAGAACAAATGCTCCTGAAGAAAAACATCACCACGATGCAAGAGCTGCTGTCGCTCGACCGCAACGGCATGCACGCGCTCTGGAACTCCGTCTGGGGCGACCGCCTCTTCCACTGGCTGCGCGGACATAACACTGGCGACGATGGAGCTCCCATTCCCTCGGATCTTCAGAAGTCTCTCGGCCACTCACACGTTCTTGCACCGGAACACCGCTCTCCGCAGGGTGCATGGTCCGTCGCGCACAAGCTGATCCACAAAGCCACCATGCGTCTGCGCATGGAGAAGATGGCCGCAGCCTCCCTCTCGCTCACCATCCGCTACGCTCTTACGCGAGAACAGGCCGCTACTCTCCCCAAGACCAAGAGGCATCTCTCCGGCATCACGCATACGGGCTGGGCCATGGAGGCGCGCTTCCCTCACTGCCAGGACACACTCTCTATTCTCGAAGCGCTGCAGGCTCTATGGAAACAATCGCCGATGGGTCCGCTCAACCAGAAGCCCTTCTTCGTCGGCCTTGCTCTCGGCCGCCTTATTCCGGAGAATGAGCAACAGCCTACACTCTTTGCCGATCCCAATAACCGCAGCCAACTCTCGACGACGATGGACAAACTGAATCTGAAGTACGGCCACGCCACGTTACATTTCGCGGGCATGCTCGCCGCGCGAGACTCCGCGCCCACGCGCATTGCGTTCACGCAGATCCCGGTCCAGTATGGCGTGGATTACATGTAG
- a CDS encoding glycosyltransferase family 2 protein, producing MNNAGLVCCVVVNWNGWSDTVACLESLATQTYSPLQVIVVDNGSEDESVAKICASIRRLRLNAHVLEAGKNLGFAAGTNVGLRKAMETEPEFFWLLNNDTVCPPDTLEKLVRKCAPGVGVVGSVLYFQHDPVRVQAWGGGRVNTLSGYSTHFDQPQDFKEPDTFATFASVLIPHEAFAQIGFLWEGYFMYFDDADYCLRARSAGWSVVVAEDTAVLHREGGSLPGARTPQLDQIIVVSGLRFLERQGQFPKLGQGIFLAGKILRRLLSFRIRSLRAVTAGLRQYRKERRSQF from the coding sequence GTGAATAATGCTGGTCTAGTCTGCTGTGTGGTTGTGAACTGGAACGGCTGGTCGGATACCGTAGCGTGCCTGGAAAGCCTGGCGACGCAGACCTACTCTCCCCTTCAAGTGATCGTGGTGGACAACGGTTCCGAAGACGAATCGGTGGCAAAGATCTGCGCCTCGATCCGGCGGCTGCGGCTGAACGCCCATGTGCTGGAGGCCGGCAAGAACCTCGGCTTTGCCGCCGGGACAAATGTTGGCCTTCGTAAAGCAATGGAGACGGAGCCGGAGTTCTTCTGGCTCCTGAACAATGACACGGTGTGTCCTCCGGATACCTTGGAAAAGCTTGTGCGGAAGTGTGCTCCAGGGGTTGGAGTGGTTGGATCGGTGCTGTATTTCCAACACGATCCGGTGCGCGTGCAGGCCTGGGGAGGCGGGCGCGTCAATACGCTCAGTGGCTACTCGACGCACTTCGATCAACCGCAAGACTTCAAGGAGCCGGATACCTTCGCGACCTTCGCCAGCGTGCTGATTCCGCATGAGGCTTTTGCCCAGATAGGGTTTCTCTGGGAAGGCTACTTTATGTACTTCGACGATGCCGATTACTGTCTCCGCGCGCGGTCGGCAGGTTGGAGCGTTGTGGTGGCTGAAGACACGGCGGTTCTGCATCGCGAAGGCGGAAGCTTACCCGGAGCGCGCACGCCACAGTTGGACCAGATCATTGTGGTGAGTGGGCTTCGTTTTCTGGAAAGGCAAGGCCAGTTTCCCAAATTGGGACAGGGAATCTTCCTGGCAGGCAAAATCCTGAGACGTCTTTTGAGCTTCCGGATACGCTCGTTGCGAGCGGTTACTGCGGGGCTTCGCCAGTACCGAAAAGAGCGGCGAAGCCAGTTCTAG
- a CDS encoding ribonuclease R family protein has protein sequence MRAAYSACVSGHPYPHTDRDVLRHVQRAPGGRAGYKQLVRELGMGGGRERRLLLEQLARMTARGALVKVDRDMWSLPDAATERVKSDTGRRGDAALRGRSATRENLVAGKLDLHRDGFGFVRTKDSGGDLFIPPNELNSAMQGDEVLVDEAPPTHDGRRSGRIVRVLTRKNPTVVGIFHVARGGRYGDPLLRGNYVKPLDERMSQPVLIPPGAEVVRAGVSTDRVLGDEARAQQRALPIGEVLTAEEMDGLAVDVEITDFPGVARPAKGRIIEVLGDADAFGVDVEIVIRKHHLPHTFPAEVLAEAKDRASYNVASLRDDEVTEREDFRGLPIVTIDGETAKDFDDAVMVRDLPDGTYELQVHIADVAEYVLPGTALDLEARLRGNSVYFPDRAIPMLPQELSTGECSLRPDEDRLVLSCIMQIDARGEVLGYRVCEGIIRSARRMTYTNVQRVLDGDPAALEEYMEFVPEFDRMYGLALKLNGKRKRRGSIDFDLPEPVIQFDALGAMTGIVRSGRAWSNRLIEEFMLCANECVARWIESQGVPGIYRIHEMPDPKRIVEFEDTAAGFGYTLGVGNLPVKKIQMKGDRREQQRRGARGQSGVRRAPTHEIVEQINVTPQMYQRLTEKIAGKPEERILAYLMLRSLKQARYSEKNEGHFALAAPAYTHFTSPIRRYPDLIVHRILKTLLHEGADPEGTAESDVTPPQTRHTELEPPVPLNEIAAIAQETSESERRAADAERELIEWKKIKFMQDRVGEDFDAMILSATKYGLFVELHDLYVEGLVPLHTLTDDRYTFREQQREICGEHTGRCYRLGMKVRVLLDRIDRSQRKLQFAILPPTDEEVPVEKKRPFRSKTLVKKEKVARKAASPRHSSPDRSGKPKKKPKGKGKRR, from the coding sequence ATGCGCGCAGCGTATTCTGCTTGTGTGTCTGGCCATCCTTATCCGCATACCGACCGCGATGTTTTGCGCCACGTCCAACGGGCCCCCGGTGGGCGAGCCGGTTATAAGCAGCTGGTGCGCGAACTGGGCATGGGCGGCGGACGCGAGCGACGTCTTCTTCTGGAACAACTGGCGCGGATGACGGCGCGTGGCGCGCTGGTGAAGGTGGACCGCGACATGTGGTCGCTTCCCGACGCAGCTACGGAACGCGTAAAGAGCGATACGGGACGCCGTGGTGACGCTGCTCTGCGCGGACGTTCCGCGACGCGCGAAAACCTTGTGGCGGGAAAGCTCGATCTCCATCGCGACGGTTTTGGCTTCGTGCGCACGAAAGACAGTGGCGGCGATCTCTTTATTCCTCCTAACGAATTGAACAGTGCGATGCAGGGCGACGAAGTCCTGGTGGACGAGGCTCCACCGACGCACGACGGCCGCAGGTCTGGCCGCATCGTTCGCGTGCTGACACGCAAGAACCCTACCGTCGTCGGCATCTTTCATGTTGCGCGCGGCGGGCGCTATGGCGATCCTCTTCTGCGTGGAAATTATGTGAAGCCACTGGACGAGCGCATGTCGCAGCCGGTGCTGATTCCTCCTGGGGCGGAGGTTGTGCGTGCCGGTGTGAGCACGGACCGCGTCCTGGGCGACGAGGCTCGCGCCCAGCAGCGCGCTCTTCCCATAGGCGAGGTGCTTACTGCGGAAGAGATGGACGGCCTTGCAGTCGATGTGGAGATCACGGACTTTCCGGGTGTTGCGCGTCCGGCGAAGGGGCGCATCATTGAAGTGCTGGGCGATGCCGACGCCTTCGGTGTCGATGTAGAGATTGTGATTCGCAAGCACCATCTGCCGCATACGTTTCCCGCAGAGGTTCTTGCGGAGGCGAAGGATCGCGCCTCCTATAACGTTGCTTCGCTACGCGATGACGAGGTTACGGAGCGGGAAGATTTCCGTGGTCTGCCGATCGTCACCATCGACGGCGAGACGGCGAAGGACTTTGACGACGCCGTGATGGTGCGCGACCTTCCGGATGGAACGTATGAGCTGCAGGTGCACATCGCCGATGTGGCTGAGTATGTGTTGCCCGGAACGGCGCTCGATCTGGAAGCGCGTCTGCGCGGTAACAGTGTCTATTTCCCTGATCGTGCCATTCCCATGCTGCCGCAGGAGCTGTCGACGGGCGAATGCTCTCTACGCCCCGATGAAGATCGTCTCGTACTCTCGTGCATCATGCAGATCGACGCGCGTGGCGAGGTGCTCGGATACCGCGTCTGCGAGGGCATCATCCGCTCTGCGCGCCGCATGACCTACACCAACGTGCAGCGCGTGCTCGACGGCGATCCTGCGGCGCTTGAAGAGTACATGGAGTTCGTGCCGGAGTTTGATCGCATGTATGGTCTTGCGCTCAAGCTGAACGGGAAGCGCAAGCGGCGCGGTTCGATTGATTTCGATCTGCCGGAGCCGGTGATCCAGTTCGATGCGCTCGGCGCGATGACGGGGATCGTCCGTTCGGGGCGCGCGTGGTCTAACCGGTTGATTGAAGAGTTCATGCTTTGCGCGAATGAGTGCGTGGCGCGATGGATCGAGTCGCAGGGTGTGCCGGGCATCTACCGTATTCACGAGATGCCAGACCCCAAGCGCATTGTGGAGTTTGAAGATACCGCCGCAGGATTTGGGTACACGCTCGGCGTCGGTAATCTGCCGGTGAAGAAGATCCAGATGAAGGGCGACCGCCGCGAGCAGCAGAGACGCGGTGCTCGGGGGCAATCCGGTGTGCGGCGCGCGCCGACGCATGAGATCGTGGAGCAGATCAATGTCACGCCGCAGATGTACCAGCGGCTGACAGAGAAGATTGCGGGAAAGCCAGAGGAGCGCATCCTGGCGTACCTCATGCTGCGTTCACTCAAGCAAGCGCGTTATTCGGAGAAGAACGAAGGCCACTTTGCCCTGGCTGCGCCCGCGTATACCCACTTCACATCGCCGATTCGGCGATACCCGGATCTGATCGTGCATCGCATTCTCAAGACGCTTTTGCATGAAGGCGCAGACCCCGAAGGCACGGCGGAGTCTGACGTGACGCCTCCTCAGACGCGTCATACGGAACTTGAGCCGCCGGTTCCGCTCAACGAGATCGCGGCCATCGCGCAGGAGACCAGTGAGAGCGAACGCCGCGCCGCCGATGCGGAGCGCGAGTTGATCGAGTGGAAGAAGATCAAGTTCATGCAGGATCGCGTGGGCGAAGACTTCGACGCGATGATTCTTTCCGCGACGAAGTACGGTCTATTTGTCGAACTGCATGATCTTTATGTAGAAGGCCTTGTACCTCTGCATACGCTCACTGACGACCGCTACACCTTCCGCGAGCAGCAACGCGAGATCTGCGGCGAACACACAGGCAGATGTTACCGGCTGGGGATGAAGGTGCGCGTCCTGCTGGATCGCATCGACCGTTCGCAGCGCAAACTGCAGTTCGCGATTCTTCCTCCGACAGACGAGGAAGTTCCAGTGGAGAAGAAGCGGCCCTTCCGCAGCAAGACCCTGGTCAAAAAAGAGAAGGTGGCGCGAAAAGCCGCTTCGCCGCGCCATTCTTCCCCCGACCGCAGCGGAAAGCCCAAGAAAAAGCCAAAAGGCAAAGGCAAGCGCCGCTAG
- a CDS encoding acyltransferase family protein, with the protein MSPHPTHTATSKHLPWIDACKGIGILLVVLGHVTDSGGLLNRSIYLFHMPLFFFLSGYLHTVQADFRDFFRKKTIHLLLPYVSFLILLYPAEVFHVLRHGADPHILGHHALTLLWGGNQMQGLYGVFWFLTCLFATQQVVNWLLVRCGLTIALAVGFCGLLLSYANSIFFPWFGLPLDLNVCAAAMPFFLTGYLWRRAKVEAWWLALLTAVGVGFAVWELKRGMPLSYNMRGADYGVPFVSFALALCCIFWVVKASQLLRLAPPVARFVERFGAASMGIMFIHKVLPVLPGLGGLVPRHPWVALVLFSAISYGFTMLLLRFRWTRALFMGSQKDFDLLVSGKQQRHVLSTEVPPNRWERAPEPQERPT; encoded by the coding sequence ATGAGTCCTCACCCTACACATACTGCCACCTCGAAGCATCTTCCATGGATCGACGCGTGCAAGGGAATCGGAATTCTGCTGGTCGTGCTCGGACATGTGACCGACAGCGGCGGTTTACTGAACCGCTCTATTTATCTGTTTCACATGCCACTCTTCTTCTTCCTGAGCGGATATCTCCACACAGTGCAGGCGGACTTTCGTGACTTCTTTCGCAAAAAAACCATTCATCTCCTGCTTCCCTACGTCTCGTTCCTGATCCTGCTCTATCCGGCAGAGGTCTTCCACGTCCTCAGGCACGGGGCCGATCCGCATATCCTGGGACACCACGCGCTCACGCTGCTTTGGGGCGGTAACCAGATGCAGGGACTCTACGGGGTCTTCTGGTTCCTCACCTGCCTCTTTGCGACCCAGCAAGTGGTCAACTGGCTCCTTGTGCGATGCGGCCTGACCATTGCGCTTGCCGTTGGGTTCTGTGGTCTTCTGTTGAGCTATGCGAACTCCATCTTCTTTCCCTGGTTTGGGCTGCCACTCGATTTGAATGTCTGTGCCGCTGCGATGCCTTTCTTCCTGACCGGTTATCTATGGCGTCGTGCGAAGGTCGAAGCATGGTGGCTCGCTCTTCTCACCGCTGTAGGGGTAGGCTTCGCAGTATGGGAACTCAAGCGGGGAATGCCCCTCTCCTATAACATGCGCGGCGCGGACTATGGCGTTCCCTTCGTCTCGTTTGCGCTCGCTCTCTGCTGCATCTTCTGGGTGGTCAAGGCCAGCCAGCTTCTACGACTCGCGCCGCCAGTTGCAAGATTCGTCGAGCGCTTTGGCGCGGCTTCCATGGGCATCATGTTCATTCACAAAGTTCTGCCTGTTCTTCCGGGATTAGGTGGATTGGTGCCCAGGCATCCGTGGGTGGCCCTCGTCCTGTTTTCCGCGATCTCTTACGGGTTCACGATGCTTCTGCTGCGATTCAGATGGACGCGTGCGCTCTTCATGGGATCTCAAAAAGACTTCGATCTGCTGGTGAGCGGCAAGCAGCAGAGACACGTTCTTTCGACAGAAGTGCCGCCGAATCGATGGGAAAGAGCGCCCGAACCGCAGGAACGGCCCACGTAA